In the Apteryx mantelli isolate bAptMan1 chromosome 13, bAptMan1.hap1, whole genome shotgun sequence genome, one interval contains:
- the UTP14A gene encoding U3 small nucleolar RNA-associated protein 14 homolog A, with protein sequence MMAEEDWLGVEAAVSASEDEGAEEDDERRHQQLLEAVSSLSGQKRRKLAERTEASVQVSEFNVSCKGAGEKLVLSELLQPIKAKSALSRVKKELNRVKQKKAVELPLSKEEAERVVREAAYVRTSKDVGKWQQVVLQNRRAEQLVFPMKQELVAVAPLEQVVSAWKARTPLEQEIFGLLHKTQQPITDPLLTPQEKASLQAMSLEEARQRRAELQKARVLQSYYEAKARREKKIKSKKYHRVLKKSKKRKALKEFELLQKSDPEAALAKLEELEQLRMEERMSLKHQNKGKWARSRAIMAKYDLEARKAMQEQLAKNKELMQKVRVELPEEEPGDMPAEDLVSESVPTVPVDASGANPWMLGKPSSPAKEPEVQEEIQIVTEPAVAESKEEMSEEEMSEEEALLQDFEQKRHMRRQQAASPELRGADKTEVVSELPEDISIDPICTEEQVSVGIEQPPQAQEEVLLLEQQSRMQTMEDIEALASEEHAEEQEIPVATGTEKRVPQQEGGKAEDRQAKKPKAKKKRIISLQAVLGGKSQEIQCPSLPVAVEEEEGGIDQRGVITEAFAGDDVVADFRREKRKAEQAGKPQPVNLVLPGWGEWGGTGLKPSKKKMKRFLLKLPPAPPRKDQHLPHVIMSEQRNIHAAAHQVSELPFPFEKHQQFERSIRTPMGPTWNTQRAFQKLTAPRIVTRAGHIIQPISAENVPSLAAAASSGAKAALELAPKQREQLSRPPHPRKRAR encoded by the exons ATGATGGCGGAGGAGGACTGGCTCGGTGTCGAGGCGGCCGTGAGCGCCAGCGAGGACGAG GGGGCGGAGGAGGATGACGAGCGGCGGCATCAGCAGCTCCTGGAGGCAGTTAGCTCTCTCTCCGGACAAAAGCG GCGGAAGCTGGCAGAGCGTACAGAGGCAAGTGTGCAGGTGTCTGAGTTCAACGTCAGCTGCAAAG GTGCTGGGGAGAAGCTGGTTCTATCTGAGCTCCTGCAGCCTATCAAGGCCAAATCTGCCCTGAGCCGTGTGAAGAAAGAGCTGAACAGAGTGAAGCAGAAAAAGGCAGTAGAGCTACCACTCAGCAAAGAGGAGGCAGAGCGG GTTGTGAGAGAAGCCGCCTATGTCAGGACCTCTAAAGATGTTGGCAAATGGCAGCAGGTGGTTTTGCAGAACCGACGAGCAGAGCAGCTGGTTTTTCCCATGAAGCAGGAGCTTGTGGCAGTTGCACCCCTGGAGCAAGTGGTTTCAGCTTGGAAG GCCCGGACTCCCCTGGAGCAGGAGATCTTTGGGCTGCTCCACAAAACGCAGCAGCCCATCACAGACCCACTGCTGACGCCACAGGAGAAAGCCTCGCTACAGGCAATGAGTTTGGAGGAG GCTCGGCAAcggcgagcagagctgcagaaggctcGGGTCCTGCAGTCCTACTACGAAGCCAAGGCTCGGCGAGAGAAGAAAATCAAGAGCAAGAA GTACCATCGAGTgctgaaaaagagcaagaaacGCAAGGCCTTGAAGGAGTTTGAGCTGCTGCAGAAGTCGGACCCCGAGGCTGCCTTGGCAaagctggaagagctggagcaACTCAGGATGGAG GAGCGGATGAGCCTCAAGCACCAGAACAAGGGGAAATGGGCCCGCTCCAGGGCCATTATGGCTAAGTACGACCTGGAG GCCCGCAAGGCCATGCAAGAGCAGCTGGCCAAGAAcaaggagctgatgcagaaagtgcgggtggagctgcctgaggaggagCCAGGCGACATGCCGGCAGAGGACCTCGTGTCAGAGTCTGTCCCCACTGTCCCAGTGGATGCCAGCGGAGCTAATCCCTGGATGCTGGGCAAGCCCAGCAGCCCAGCCAAGGAGCCTGAGGTGCAGGAGGAGATCCAGATCGTTACAGAGCCTGCTGTTGCAGAGAGCAAGGAGGAGATGTCAGAGGAGGAGATGTCAGAGGAGGAGGCCTTGCTACAGGACTTTGAGCAGAAACGGCACATGCGGCGACAGCAGGCAGCAAGCCCTGAGCTGCGAG GTGCTGATAAGACAGAGGTGGTGTCTGAGCTGCCAGAGGACATCTCCATTGACCCCATCTGCACTGAAGAGCAGGTGAGCGTGGGGATCGAGCAGCCTCCCCAGGCACAGGAGGAGGTCTTACTGTTAGAGCAGCAAAGCCGCATGCAGACGATGGAGGACATTGAGGCTTTGGCTTCGGAGGAGCATGCAGAAGAGCAAGAAATACCAGTGGCCACAGGAACGGAGAAGAGAGTGCCCCAGCAGGAGGGAGGCAAAGCTGAGGACAGGCAGGCCAAGAAACCAAAGGCCAAGAAGAAGAGGATCATCAGCTTGCAGGCTGTGCTAGGTGGAAAGTCCCAAGAGATCCAGTGCCCCAGCCtccctgtggctgtggaggaagaG GAGGGTGGCATCGACCAGAGAGGGGTGATCACAGAGGCCTTTGCAGGGGACGACGTGGTCGCTGACTTCCGCCGGGAGAAGCGCAAGGCAGAGCAGGCTGGGAAGCCGCAGCCAGTGAACTTggtgctgccaggctggggcgAGTGGGGAGGCACGGGACTGAAGcccagcaaaaagaaaatgaaacg GTTCCTGCTCAAGCtgcccccagcacctcccaggaaAGACCAGCATTTGCCTCACGTCATCATGAGTGAGCAGCGCAACATCCACGCAGCAGCACATCAG GTCAGCGAGCTGCCTTTCCCCTTTGAGAAGCACCAGCAGTTCGAGCGGAGCATACGGACACCCATGGGCCCCACGTGGAACACGCAGCGTGCCTTCCAAAAGCTGACTGCCCCGCGCATCGTCACCCGAGCGGGCCACATCATCCAGCCCATCTCTGCAGAAAATGTCCCCTCCCTGGCCGCAGCAGCCAGCAGCGGAGCCAAGGCAGCACTAGAGCTTGCACCCAAGCAGAGAGAACAACTCTCTCGCCCCCCTCACCCGCGCAAGAGAGCCCGATAG